The following proteins come from a genomic window of Dreissena polymorpha isolate Duluth1 chromosome 1, UMN_Dpol_1.0, whole genome shotgun sequence:
- the LOC127861391 gene encoding putative nuclease HARBI1, giving the protein VTLRYLAKGDVFSEVGDLHGISRSSVSRSILVVVSALDRRLQTMQFPMSEEQIKEVKSGFYKIRKIPNVVGASDGTLIPIINPIENEEAYICRKGFHVLNVQAVVNH; this is encoded by the exons GTGACTTTGAGATACCTGGCAAAGGGTGATGTCTTCAGTGAAGTAGGTGATCTTCACGGTATAAGCCGAAGTTCTGTTTCAAGGTCTATTTTGGTG GTGGTCTCGGCTCTTGATCGTCGATTGCAAACCATGCAATTTCCTATGTCGGAGGAGCAGATAAAGGAAGTGAAAAGTGGCTTCTACAAAATTAGGAAAATTCCCAATGTTGTTGGAGCAAGTGATGGGACCCTTATCCCAATCATCAACCCAATTGAGAATGAGGAGGCTTATATATGCAGAAAGGGGTTCCATGTACTCAATGTCCAAGCAGTTGTTAATCATTAA